From Girardinichthys multiradiatus isolate DD_20200921_A chromosome 19, DD_fGirMul_XY1, whole genome shotgun sequence:
GAGGGCCCAGTCTTTGGGAAGGCTGGGAGAGGTTAATGAAGGGGATGGTTACCAGTACGAGGGCCTGACCCAGGATGACGATGATGAGATGGATGACTGTCAGGATTACTGGAGGGACAAGGGCAGGAACATTCACAGTGAGACCAACACCCCTTACTTGGGCATGAAGAAGAGCATCACTCTGCAGCCCAATGGAATCTTGCCAAAAGCCAAATCCACCTATGAGGTCGGTGTCAGCTCAGTGGAGGGACCTTTGCAACCTCCTCCACCCCAGAACATCTCAGTACTAAGTCACGAACCGTATATGAGCGGAGAGGTGGGAAGTCCTCAAGAAAGGCTAATATGGAAAAGAGATTTTCAGCTTCCCAGAGGAATGCCACCAAATCAGAGACCTGTTGCATGTTTTTACAGCCCTGCTTTGACTATCCAGCAGCTCCACGGAGATCAAGGGACCATTGGAACGGAGCGCCGACCCAATGTACCCATGTACATGCACCCACAGAACAGCCCAGGGAGGCCATTCTCCTCATATGACCTAAAAGTAAGCACATCTTTGCAGcaatgataaatgttttttggatcacataatttatgtatatttatgaTGCCGTATATATATATCAGGATTTTATGCAAGTGGTCTGAAGGCATTAAGATGTTCCTTTTCTTGAAATAATTAAGAGCCATTCTAATGGTTAGCTTGAGGAGCCTAAACCTTTAAAACCCTACAAAAGCAATAATGACCATataaaaatcagctttttattGACATTTCCATAGGaggatttaaaaatgtatttatcattattttgcaaccaaaaatatattttatatgccTTAAAAACATATGGCGCATCTAAAACTTGCTGCAAGAAATGATTGTGATAAAAATCTGATGCGAGGAGGACTACCAGCCTTACAGACTTAGAGACACATAAGCTCCaagtctgttttatttatgaataaataaatgaaaaaataaaacagcctttttttaaactgatactGTTATACattgtactgttttttttttttttttgagagatGTTGGAAGCAAACTTCTTAATTGAAGAATAACAAATTCAAATCTAAAGCTGCCTGGAGCATGAATagttttgggcttaactgtagaTGTTTATTGGATGCTATAAAAACGTTTGATTTcgtaaacatttttcatgtcatGACTGATACGTTAGAGATTTGAGGTCATGTGATTATTACAACCAAAATCAAGCACTTTGTATACATCATGGAAACAGATGACATACAGCAGTTATCACCTTTACACGTTTTTTCCATGTATTCTGCATTTGTATGGAGAATATGATGAGGTAGAGGTCTCAGAAATGCTTGCATCAAAAATGGTACACCCAGGGCTAAGCCCCTTTTGCTAAATATGATTGTGACTTTATTTgggtttatttatttgagtccagtgttaagaaattaaatgtGGGCTTAAGTGCTTGTGAAGTTGTAAATGCTGCCATGTTCTTCTTGGGACTCTTAAGGCCATGTAGTAGCCTCTTAATATGATTCACATCAGGTAAAATGGATGCAGAATGAAAGTGGACGACCTGATTTATATTCAGGTTTAAAGTGGGCAGTGATCCCGAGGCAGGCGGCCAACACCCTTTCAGCTTTCTCCCCTCTCTTGTCATGCAGGCAGAGTCATCAGTGAGATACCACTCCGGTTTCCTGCCGACTGGCACCAGCAGTCCTCTTGTAGGAGGCATTAGACCTCAGCGGATGGTCCGTTCTTCGGCAAGCTACACTCTAGGCTTGTCTCCAAATATGGGGCTGAGGCCCAGTATACCAGACCCCTTCCTCAGGCACTCTGGATGTCCCAACCCCCCTTACCCCCTGCAGGACAGCCCATCCCAACCTCGACCTTCACCCACAGGCTCATTAGCCACCAGTCCTCCAGGAACCTGCTCTCCTGCTTTTAGACTGCCTCAACATCTTGCCCCCCGGCCGCCTCCCGACCCACCTAAGGTGACGCATGAACAATTCAAAGCAGCCCTGCAGATGGTGGTGGATAAGGGCGATCCACGGACTTATTTGGAGAGCTTTGTGAAGATAGGTGAGGGCTCAACAGGGGTGGTATGTATCGCTACAGAAAAGCACACTGGAAGACAAGTTGCTGTGAAGATGATGGACCTGCGGCGGCAGCAGAGGAGGGAGTTGCTCTTCAATGAGGTACAGAGATCTAGTTAGATTCCACACGTGAATCTGATTTAAATTTACAGGTATTGATACCTCAaaccttttttacatttcatcatGTTACAGCCCAAGCTTCAATACcttttgtggggtttttttatgtgacagacccaAACGTAGGcgtacataattgtaaagtggaaaggAAATaagaaatggttttcaaaatattttacaaaaacaaatctgaaaggtATGGCATATGTATTCAGTCCCATTTACTCTGAGACAAGATAAGCAATTACCTTCAGAAGACACCTAAACAGATCCCTTCTGTGTGTATTATGAAAACCTAGGAGCACAGCAGAAAGGTTAGGgctaaagttgtggagaagttttaaGCAGGGTTATTGTTTAAGGCAACATCTTACAGgtcatctaaaaatggaaaaatggcaTAATTGCAAATCttccaaaacatgactgtttacCCAACTGAGGAGCCAATCAAGGAAAAGTGCATTATGTGGAAGTCATGCATTGAAGAAACAGGAAAATCAGACCTGGCAAAGAGACTGCAGCACACATGGTGTCATCCATTTTCATTGATCTATTTCATTGAAGTACCCCAGTGCAGCTTATTTGAACAATTCATAATTACTGAACATTGCAGCCTTTAcactacaaaaaataaaatatgttttgagcATAATGATAGTCCTACATATTTTTGTGCTTCAGGTGGTAATCATGAGGGACTATCAGCACAAGAACGTGGTGGAGATGTTCAAGTCTGCCCTGGTGGAGGAGGAGCTGTGGGTCATCATGGAGTACTTGCAAGGAGGAGCACTAACCAACATCGTGTCTGAAACCAGGTACAACACATAGCATCAAAATCGGCGGGTTCCTCTTTAAAATCCAGATCGTCTTCAGTGACCTAATCAGCCACAAGGGGGTGGTGTGGTATTGACTGGAGAGTGATCAGAGTTAATCCAAATAGCATGTTTACTGCTATTTAGTTTGCTGTCCACTTTTGCTGCTTTTATGTGGGGAAAGTAATTTGAGACTTTCTCTACTGCTTTTATATTGCAACAcacatggacacacacacacccacaccaaGAAATGTAATTGTTAGTGTTTTTTCCTATCACCTGATGACTGTGGGATGCTCCTGAATTAGTTCAATTGAAAGGGCATGGAAAGGCATGCAAATGTTTCTCTGAGGTCATTTGACATAAAAACTGGCACTTGATTGAGTTGGTGTATTGGCAGAGCAATTATAAAGAAAAGtgagatttttttctgtttctcctggACACTaactggtggaaacagagttttaaacaattactatcCATGTTAAAGAGAACAGCAGTCTGTTAACGTTGCTGGATGCCTGACTTTTTTTGCTACATGACAATGGCTGTTTCCTGCCTCCTgcagcgccttgcaaaagtattcatgcccttTGAACTATTTTACTGTGACTATAcaaccaatacaaagtagtgcataatgcTGTACAGGAAGGAAAGTGATACATaatttttaacattatttaccaataagaatctgaaaagtgtgtaaATCCACTGCAAAGCTTCTACACTTTTAGCGAATCTCTCCACCATCTTAGCACATCTAGGGACTGAAAGTCATGTCCATTATCTTGATTTGGATTTAAGTTTGGAGTGTAACATATAGATATCCTTTGATCTAAATTACTCTTTAAAGTTAAAGCCTACTGAACTTTGAACCAGCATTTCATCAAATTTTACCGCTCTGTCAACAGACTtgtcccacctgagttgtgactctgcagctcttccaaagTGACCACATCCCTCCCTGCTGATACTAAAATTAATGCTCACCTATGTCTGTATTTCTGTTCAGGTGAATGGCTAAGTACACCCGAACtattttgcagttgtgccatactcatcccattttcagatgattaaACAGTGTTCTGTGAAATGTTCTGTGAAAAAAGCTTGGGCTATTGTTTCATAAtgtaatcctgctttaaactacCCCACAACTTTAaccctgacctgtttgctgtgttccttgatcttcatggtCCGGTTTGCTCCTTAATGATCTCTAACAAAccactgaggccttcacagaacagctatatTTAGAATGAGAGAAGGAATCTAAAGAATTGTTTGTGCTATATTTATtcagggataaaaaaaaactaatttacaaaACTCTTTAGGGACattcataaaaaatattgtaaactatattttatttttgtttgacttTATGCTATCTATGTGTCAACCAAAATTCCAGGAAAACACCTCACTTTTTGGACAAAAGGTGGAAACGTTCCAGGTGTATGAATACTATTTCAAGGCtttgtatatgtttatgttGCACTTGTGAAATATCAAAGCCACATTATCTCCGATGAGGAAGGAGCATGTTCATTCGTCATTCTGCTTGTGTGGGAGTTGTTGTTCTGAACCTTGCACCTTTTATCATCGCTTTCAACGCTCAGTGATTCATGAATTTTCAGCTCTCTGGGCTGTTGTAACCAGTAATGGGAACATGTGAAATGCCCATGTAAAGTCAGCCATTATGTGTGCAAAACTTTTTGTCCTGCAGGCTGAGTGAGGAGCAGATTGCCACAGTGTGTGAAGCTGTTCTGCAAGCCCTGGCCTATCTCCATTCACAGGGCGTCATTCACAGAGACATCAAGAGTGACTCTATCCTTCTCACATTAGACGGAAGGGTATGACACATCATCCCCCAAGCCCCCTCCTTTTGATTTCTCTGTTtgtaaatgtgttattttaacGGGCTCCCTCCAGGTGAAGCTGTCAGACTTTGGTTTCTGTGCCCAGATCAGTAAGGATATCCCTAAGAGGAAGTCTCTAGTAGGGACACCTTACTGGATGGCTCCTGAGGTCATATCCAAATCTCCATATGGCACGGAGGTGAGGAGAAAACCACTAATAATTTTGGTTAATATGCCAACCTGTGCTATAAGAGCTGTTACACTGTTCACTTTTGTTGCCACCAGGTTGATGTATGGTCGATGGGCATCATGGTGGTGGAGATGGTGGACGGAGAGCCCCCGTACTTCAGTGAAACACCTGTAGCAGCAATGAAGAGGCTTAGAGATGAGCCGGCTCCGACAGTGCGAATTGTCAGCCAGGTATTAGAACAGACAAATACACTCACATAATGATTGTTCTTTAGTCAAATATCAATATTTCAGATGTACAGtactgtggaaaagtttaaaccaatctttcttcATGCTTTGCCTCTTTTCGTTTAATAGGTCTTGATCAGTATTATTCCAGGATCTCTAAAAGTTGTTCTTAGCTTTTATTTAGATTTGACAGAAGAATATAAAGACATTGGACACAAACACTACAATAAAGCTTCATCTCTGGTATATAGATCGGAAATGTTTAGTTTCttgtaaaaaatattcatactctTTGAGCTTTTTTCCATTGTGTCATGCAACAATGTTACACTTCAAAGTATTATATTCAGattaacagaccaacacaaaatagtgcaaaaTTTCCAAAGTAGAGGGAAattcttttttacaaaaataaatttgaaaagtgtaaCTTACACATGTATTTAGTTCCCTTTACTTTAATGCTTAACGTAGGTGACAGgggaaacatgtggaagaatgttATTTGATCAGACTTTTTGGCCTAAATGCAAAGCACAATGGGTTGTGAATATGTTTTATGTCTCCTAGCTCCAACACTTGAAGCAACTGACTATATTACTTCCACAGCATGCCATCAAGCCCCGTGCAGAACAGTGGCCCCATGCAGAACAGTGGCCCTTCAGAAATGACACTGGACACCACTTGTTTAGATAGAAGCAAATTcatgttagaatgacccaatCGAAGTCCAGAGATAAATCCAATTACGAATCTGGGACAGAACgccatatttttcagatttttgtttgtaaaagatattgaaaaaatttataattttcctttataaatcctgataaaatatgTTGAACTTTAAGCTTGAGATGTAGCAAcgtgtgaaaaagttcaaaggtaCAGTTGTCAAATATCTgctacaaatatttgatgtttacTGGTATCTTTGTCTCTCTATTTGATTCAGATCTCTCCAGTTCTCAAAGACTTCCTGGATCGTATGCTGACCCGTGACCCTCTGGAGCGGGCCAGTGCCACTGACTTACTGGAGCACCCCTTCCTGCTGCAGAGCGGTTCTCCTCAGTGCCTGGTCCCACTGGTGGAACAGTACCGTAAACGCATGTCTCGCTGCTGACGCTTTTGAGCTCAGTATCCCCCAACGGCCCAACCTCAGCCTGCCCTGTACTGTACAGGCCTCCCGAAGAGGACTAGCGCCAGGATCCAGCTCTCCTAACAGGGCTGACGGCTCCAGGGATGCAGACCCTGGCGACACTGTGCTGCCTGCGTCATGGTTGCTAGTTTGTTTTGTCAGACATGGCAAGGTCTCAGGCATGCGAGAAGCACTTTAGGAGTGAGTTAAAGGCAGCATGCAAGTCCTAACCTCTCAACTCATTTGgcttcctgcaacttttagtaTGGATCAACACGGCACAATACGGTGCATGACGCACTGAGAGCAGAAATCTACCTTTTACACATGTCCAAACAAGTGCTAAACTCTAAAAACCCTTCATGGTGTTTTTAGTGGACATTAAAGCAAGCTGTGCAGAACTCATTAGGCTCAAACCACAGTAGCTCATTGTGACAGGATAAAGGTACCTCTGCACATTCGCTCTGTTGTGGAAATTGGACAACAACGCCTTCGCTGCATGGGCAATTGGCAGCACACCTGGCCTGATGTGAATGCTTGAATATGTACTAGGGATGTGAAAGACAATTCTCCTATATTAGCATAATAAATGGGTAATGAAGCCCTGCTGCTACTATTGGACTACTGGGAAAAACCCCTCTCctcttttacatatttatttatttctaataaaacatGTGTTGTGGGTTGTTTGTATGATGTGAAATTCCAAATAcagttaaataataaataaatatggacTCAAAACATACTCGTAAATAGAAATCCTGAATATTAGGGTCCTTACCACTGCTAAGTTTGAAGCTCACTTTTATTTCCTACAATGTGAGTGTTTtgttgtgtatgtatgtgtgaaGGAGCAGGTGTGTGTTGGGCAACATGTCATCGTTGATACATCCCTCTTTGTATTATGACAGATgtgacaaaaaatagaaaaccacAAGATATGTGCAGTGATCCTGAATACTATGCAcgcacatgtgtgtgtgtggggggggggggaacgACTGTTTTAGCTTTTGTTTGCCTAGAAAAAGCACACAGGTCCGGAGCTGCAGGACACATTTCTGCCCAGATAACACTTTGCACATAGTCTTTGTAATCTGGCATGGATGCACCCgtttcatgtatttttattcCTGTGTGGATCATTCGTGGCAAAGAGAGAAATGCGttttaattttgtaaaaatcaataaatgatGCATACTGAACCATAAATCTAACCCGATTTAATCTTTTGTATATGAGAAGAAAAATACAAGCGAATACAACAAAAATCCAAGAGATTACTGTTTTATTAggttttcagcatttttgcacAGTCACAAATTGTTCTAAagcaaaatacaaattttattgaaaatacaAAAGCAATCTTTTAATGCATTTAGGTCCATGTGATATaaatccaaaaagaaaaaaagcattaaatCTATAAATTAATGGttaattttttaatatatagTAGCATCAAATCTGCTGCAAATGAGCAATTAATATTAAGCCtttttatattcatatataaaTCTTGCAAAAACAGattgcaacaaaaacaaatcattttttttcttaagaaGAAACATCACATATCCAAAAATTGAAAATGTCAGAATTCAAGTGCAATAAAAAAACGACACAACCAGGCTATCTTTTGTTGGAAATTGTTCTTTATCTAATCGAGGGTAGAGTGAGACGAGCAACTTTCAAACTCACACTTTACAGCACTGATGCTGTCAACGCTCGGCTGGCTGTTGacctgttggtgtgtgtgagacagaggGTAGGTTTCGGAGCGGGACATACGACCTCTTCCGTTTGAGGAGCCAGACGAACAGTCGATCACCAGCCTCATAAACTCTGGAGCGGTGAACCGACGCAGCAGTCTGGTCCCCAGGCCCATGAACCCCGGGGCCCGGCTCGGGATCCTCTCCGGCTCTATCTCCTCCCTGGGGAAAAGGAGTTTGTTGTGTCTGGAAACTGAGCCGAGGCTTCCCCTCTTCTGTTGCCCTCTTCGGCTCGACAGAGACATGTCGTTAGCTTCTTCATGTTGTGACTTGACTTTCTCCTGGATTGCTTTCCCAGACTGACCCTTGCTGTTTAAACGAGGTTTTGGTACTGAAGCAATTTTGCTGCCCTCATTTATCAAGGCCCGAGATTTCCCTTGACATTCGATCTTGTCTATCAGGCATCGCTCATCCTGTAGGGAGGCTCTCTTTAATTTGCTGGCTGACAGGCTCGTGTCACGCACATCACCCTGATAGGACTGCTTTCTGCTGCTCACAAGGTCCAGGTTAAATGACTTTGCCTTTCCCCAGAGAGGAAAACTCTCCTGTTTTTGCTCTGGAAGCCAAATGTCTTGGCTGACATCTTTCTGGCTTCGCTCACCAACAGAGTGCATTACTTTCGACCCCTTCAGCTCTCTAAGCTGGCACTTTTGCAGTTGTGTGGCTGTAAAGAGAATGGAGTGATCCCTCTCAGTCTGGCTTTTCTCTATGTGAGGAGGCAAAATCCAGCTGTTGCAGTGATTATCCTCTTGAGACTGACTCCTGGGACACCTGAAACGATTCCACAGTCCGCTGCTTTCTCCAGGTTTCGTCTGTCTCTGAAACACATCTGGCAGTTGCTGTTCATCCATTGATTGCTTGGAAAACCTCTCGAGAACATGCCTGGGGAGCCTATTGGGCAGCTGCCGCTCTACTTCTACAGCCTTTACCACATCAACAAGTGGATCCTCTTTGTGAACACCCTTTCTGCAGGGAAAATTCAAAATCTGGACGCACTGATTGTGCCCGAAAAAGTTAGCAATCTCTTTGGCTGAGTGACCAGCACTGTTGGTGCAGTCTAACCTCAATCCCAGTCTTTTGAAAGCTCTCACCAGGAACTCCAGGACCTGACTTTGCCCAGAAAAAGCAGCATACATAAGGGCACTGTTTCCCCACGCATCAGAGATGTCCGGGTCGGCATTGAACTGCACCAGAAGTTTGATGACATCCAAGTGGCCCATCTCGCAGGCGTGGCTCAGGGCTGTGCGCCCATCCTCATCCTGACAGTTGACGTCTGCCCCTTTCTCCAGCAGCAGATGTGTGAACTTGGTTCTAGTCCCGGGGTCTTGCAGACAGACAGCATACATGAGCGGGGTGCGACTGTTCTCTGTCTTTGAGTTGATTATCCGTCCATCTAAGGCATCCAGGATGAAGCGCGCCAGGTGGACTTTACCTCCGTGCATTGCATCCAGAAAGGTTTTGGTGCCAGAGCCCTGGCGTAGATCTTTTGGCCTCATCATCTTTCACGCACTCACTTGTGGAGATGAGCCGACAAACGTGGAAGGGAAGAGTGTGGCGAGTTGTCCAACGCCTCTCTGTGATGACAGCGGGTGCATTCACCACAGAGTAAGTGTCAGAGTGGAGCTGGCAGTGTTTTTATACCTCCCTCTCCACATGCTCTCCGAACGTTTCCTTGgcaacaaacatctgaggacCATTATGCAGTGGCAGCATCCATTCAGCCTGAGCACTCTCTGCCTGGAGAGAAATATATGCTATTTGAACAGAATAATTACACAAGGAAAAAAACATGCCCAGTATTTTTCATGTCaggtttgtaaaataaaagatcTTTTTAACATCTAACATTTAATATCTtcttaaatttttgttttaaacaaatgacCCAAACAAATCTGGTATTTTGTGTAAGtttgaacaaaaaaattaaaccagGCTGTGAAGATTAAAAGTGATAAGAAAGAAGAAGTtgccttatttaaaaaaaaatacatccatAATCCactttgtgtttctgtctgcAGTTCACTTTAGCCACAAATCACTGTGATGAGTTCAAATTATGATGCTCTCTTGCACTCTGAGTTTTTCAAGGCTCCCTAATAACAATATTGCCTTAAggatgttttcatgtttttatttattttgtcatggTACAGAGATGCAGCTACAatgaaacagcaataaaaagGCAATGGAAACTTTCCAGGCTGGCAAGAGtcaaaaagaaagcaaatgtGATTGGTGTTTCTTTATTGTCAAGGATTTGCCCAAAAATGTTGCGTTTGTCTGAAGATGTTTGACATCTGTTggtttttaaaggaaaacacTGATACTGAAAAACGCTGCTGGGTATGCTCATAGGTCAGCTGCTGGGTGAATGCCGTCAGGTCATACATTAGGTTAGTTATACAAGCCTCAGGAGAAGGCGCATCATTCTTCACTTACAACCTGTGACCTGATCAGACACCACTGGACGTCTCCTCtactctaaaataaaacaaggtaAGAGTGAACTCTAACAGTTTTAAAGTGATAGGGTTATTTTAGTTAGTTatacatttttgatttattCTAGGGCTGCACTTTGCAATATGAAATTTAATAGACTAACTACTGTTATAGATTAAGTGTGGGAAAAAAGCAGGGTTGCCACCTTTGTAGCATGTGATCTTGATGAAAGCTGGCATTTTGACTGATTCTTGATAAAGGAATTACTCACCAACAATTAGCTTAACAAATTAATTGCCATGCCATTAAGtgcaacaaaattaaaaaaaaaatatttattcaataaATGATCAATAAATTGATACATaaattgatatttttatttcagtctttaaCTGTTATTATTCATCTCTGTTTCCTTATTGTCATTTTCTCATGTATATCccaatttctttgtttatttaatatatgTGAATTTATTGCTATATTATTTACCCCGgtctttgtattatttttttattttatcacaaatatatttacaaatttcctttctaaaaatatttatgaattttaaattatattatattccTTCCAGCTGCATTCTGTTGCACCACAGAATTGTTTGAAAGGTTGAACTTGATCTTAATTACAAACGTTGTCTAAATTGACAATTTGTCAGCCAGAGTTTCAGACTTGACAGtgaaacctttaaaatatataaataagagCAGCTATCTTGGGAATTCTACaattataaaatattgtttaagtGGGTAAAGACAACAAGAGAGAATAAAACAGATAATAGGCATAATCGATAAGCAAATTTGTGAATGATGTTGTTACttcaatatatatattgaaactTTATTTCAGACATATTATGATTTATGAACAAGAATTAGTTCATGTTGGAGCTGTGCCCTTAGTTCAGAATGTTTATAAACATGAATTAATT
This genomic window contains:
- the LOC124855875 gene encoding serine/threonine-protein kinase PAK 4 isoform X1, whose amino-acid sequence is MDLRMFRKKKKKRPEISAPKNFEHRVHTSFDAKRGCFVGLPTQWQSLIENLRRPRPMVDPSRITEVELRPKKTIVRGSMIGHGEYISAMINDMSRLSVTSSNSLRKSSPSARKRAQSLGRLGEVNEGDGYQYEGLTQDDDDEMDDCQDYWRDKGRNIHSETNTPYLGMKKSITLQPNGILPKAKSTYEVGVSSVEGPLQPPPPQNISVLSHEPYMSGEVGSPQERLIWKRDFQLPRGMPPNQRPVACFYSPALTIQQLHGDQGTIGTERRPNVPMYMHPQNSPGRPFSSYDLKAESSVRYHSGFLPTGTSSPLVGGIRPQRMVRSSASYTLGLSPNMGLRPSIPDPFLRHSGCPNPPYPLQDSPSQPRPSPTGSLATSPPGTCSPAFRLPQHLAPRPPPDPPKVTHEQFKAALQMVVDKGDPRTYLESFVKIGEGSTGVVCIATEKHTGRQVAVKMMDLRRQQRRELLFNEVVIMRDYQHKNVVEMFKSALVEEELWVIMEYLQGGALTNIVSETRLSEEQIATVCEAVLQALAYLHSQGVIHRDIKSDSILLTLDGRVKLSDFGFCAQISKDIPKRKSLVGTPYWMAPEVISKSPYGTEVDVWSMGIMVVEMVDGEPPYFSETPVAAMKRLRDEPAPTVRIVSQISPVLKDFLDRMLTRDPLERASATDLLEHPFLLQSGSPQCLVPLVEQYRKRMSRC
- the LOC124855875 gene encoding serine/threonine-protein kinase PAK 6 isoform X2, with protein sequence MVPSITAGRPGLEEEKQIQVITLQTPCLTIVRGSMIGHGEYISAMINDMSRLSVTSSNSLRKSSPSARKRAQSLGRLGEVNEGDGYQYEGLTQDDDDEMDDCQDYWRDKGRNIHSETNTPYLGMKKSITLQPNGILPKAKSTYEVGVSSVEGPLQPPPPQNISVLSHEPYMSGEVGSPQERLIWKRDFQLPRGMPPNQRPVACFYSPALTIQQLHGDQGTIGTERRPNVPMYMHPQNSPGRPFSSYDLKAESSVRYHSGFLPTGTSSPLVGGIRPQRMVRSSASYTLGLSPNMGLRPSIPDPFLRHSGCPNPPYPLQDSPSQPRPSPTGSLATSPPGTCSPAFRLPQHLAPRPPPDPPKVTHEQFKAALQMVVDKGDPRTYLESFVKIGEGSTGVVCIATEKHTGRQVAVKMMDLRRQQRRELLFNEVVIMRDYQHKNVVEMFKSALVEEELWVIMEYLQGGALTNIVSETRLSEEQIATVCEAVLQALAYLHSQGVIHRDIKSDSILLTLDGRVKLSDFGFCAQISKDIPKRKSLVGTPYWMAPEVISKSPYGTEVDVWSMGIMVVEMVDGEPPYFSETPVAAMKRLRDEPAPTVRIVSQISPVLKDFLDRMLTRDPLERASATDLLEHPFLLQSGSPQCLVPLVEQYRKRMSRC
- the LOC124855875 gene encoding serine/threonine-protein kinase PAK 6 isoform X3; this encodes MVPSITAGRPGLEEEKQIQTIVRGSMIGHGEYISAMINDMSRLSVTSSNSLRKSSPSARKRAQSLGRLGEVNEGDGYQYEGLTQDDDDEMDDCQDYWRDKGRNIHSETNTPYLGMKKSITLQPNGILPKAKSTYEVGVSSVEGPLQPPPPQNISVLSHEPYMSGEVGSPQERLIWKRDFQLPRGMPPNQRPVACFYSPALTIQQLHGDQGTIGTERRPNVPMYMHPQNSPGRPFSSYDLKAESSVRYHSGFLPTGTSSPLVGGIRPQRMVRSSASYTLGLSPNMGLRPSIPDPFLRHSGCPNPPYPLQDSPSQPRPSPTGSLATSPPGTCSPAFRLPQHLAPRPPPDPPKVTHEQFKAALQMVVDKGDPRTYLESFVKIGEGSTGVVCIATEKHTGRQVAVKMMDLRRQQRRELLFNEVVIMRDYQHKNVVEMFKSALVEEELWVIMEYLQGGALTNIVSETRLSEEQIATVCEAVLQALAYLHSQGVIHRDIKSDSILLTLDGRVKLSDFGFCAQISKDIPKRKSLVGTPYWMAPEVISKSPYGTEVDVWSMGIMVVEMVDGEPPYFSETPVAAMKRLRDEPAPTVRIVSQISPVLKDFLDRMLTRDPLERASATDLLEHPFLLQSGSPQCLVPLVEQYRKRMSRC
- the LOC124855876 gene encoding uncharacterized protein LOC124855876; this translates as MMRPKDLRQGSGTKTFLDAMHGGKVHLARFILDALDGRIINSKTENSRTPLMYAVCLQDPGTRTKFTHLLLEKGADVNCQDEDGRTALSHACEMGHLDVIKLLVQFNADPDISDAWGNSALMYAAFSGQSQVLEFLVRAFKRLGLRLDCTNSAGHSAKEIANFFGHNQCVQILNFPCRKGVHKEDPLVDVVKAVEVERQLPNRLPRHVLERFSKQSMDEQQLPDVFQRQTKPGESSGLWNRFRCPRSQSQEDNHCNSWILPPHIEKSQTERDHSILFTATQLQKCQLRELKGSKVMHSVGERSQKDVSQDIWLPEQKQESFPLWGKAKSFNLDLVSSRKQSYQGDVRDTSLSASKLKRASLQDERCLIDKIECQGKSRALINEGSKIASVPKPRLNSKGQSGKAIQEKVKSQHEEANDMSLSSRRGQQKRGSLGSVSRHNKLLFPREEIEPERIPSRAPGFMGLGTRLLRRFTAPEFMRLVIDCSSGSSNGRGRMSRSETYPLSHTHQQVNSQPSVDSISAVKCEFESCSSHSTLD